The DNA sequence TATAGAGCCCGCTTTCAGTTTTACATTGACGAGGACGGCTCTCTTTCTTTAAAAGAAAATAAAAGTTCCGGTTCGGTAAAGATAAAGGATTGCCCTATTGCAGTACCCGCAATAAGAAATCTTTTAAGATCGAATTTAAAAGAATATACTCCGAATTCGAGAATCCACATTTTTTCGGACGGAGAAAAAAATTTTACTCAAGATAATGCAAAAGAGTGCGAGGTAAGGCTTACAGGAAAAAGGATTAAATTTAATCCCTTGGGCTTTTTTCAATCTAATTTGGAAATGACCGAAAAACTGATAAACACGATTTTTGAATACGCAGAAATTTCAAGTTCTGTTTTGGATTTTTATTCAGGTGTGGGAACATTTTCTCTCTTTGCTTATGATCAGGCAAAAGAGATTCACCTTGTAGAACATAATAAACACGCTCTCGCCTATGCTCAAGAAAATTTTTCGATAAACTGGAATAGCTCATCAAACGGAATTGTCAAAGAAAAAAAAGAAAACGGTTTCCCTAAAATTTTTTATCATGCCTTGGACGGAAAAAATTGGACAAAAACAAAAGAATCAAAATTGAAATTCGATACGGTATTTGTAGACCCTCCGAGGAGCGGCATAGATAAGGAAGCCCTGTCTTGGCTTTGCACAAGCGGGACCCGTCAGATTTTTTATATTTCCTGCGACCCCGTAACCTTCGCCCGCGACACGGCAAGTCTTCTTGTATCCGGCTACAAATTAGAAAAACATTTTCTATTAGATTTTTATCCTCAAACTCACCACATTGAAACACTGGGTATTTTTAGGAAAGACGGAGATAACCGATTATGCTGCTATAAGCCGCAAAAAATTATCGGATGTAATGTATAATTTCATTTATAATATAGAGGGGGTTGTATATGAAAATCGAACATGTTGCGCTGTATGTACATGATTTAGAGGGAGCCCGAACCTTTTTCATGAAATATTTGGGCGCAAAATCAAACGACGGGTATCACAACCCGCGGACGGATTTTCGCTCGTATTTTCTTTCGTTCGACGGCGGTGCGCGGCTTGAGCTTATGAATAAGCCGGGAATGACGGATGTGCCGAAAGCGCTTGCCCGCACCGGCTATGCGCATATTGCGTTCAGCGTAGGAAGCAAGGAAAAAGTGGACGCGCTGACTGCCGAACTGAAAGCGGCTGGTTATGAAGTTATCGGCGTTCCGAGGACAACCGGCGACGGCTATTATGAAAGCTGTATTTTGGCGATCGAGCAAAATCAGATAGAAATTACCGTTTGAGCGGAAAGACTTCGGATTATTTTGTATATTGATTTTTGAATTTATAGAGGTACTTTGAATGAAAAATGCAGTTGTATATATACACGGAAAAGGCGGTTCTGCCGACGAAGCGCTTTACTATAAAAAGTTTTTTAATGACGATTATGAGGTTTTAGGGTTTGATTATAAATCGGAATTACCTTGGCAGGCATGTGAAGAATTTCAAAACTATTTTGATTCCATTATTCCAAATTATAATGAAATCTTATTAATTGCAAACAGTATAGGGGCTTACTTTTCTATGTTGTCCTTATCGGAAAAACCGATCAAAAAAGCTCTGTTTGTTTCCCCCATTGTCGATATGGAAAATATCATTTTACACATGATGAAACGGGCAAAGATATCCGAAGAAGAACTTAGACTAAAAAAAGTCATCAACATTCAGTTCGGCGAACCCTTATCGTGGGAATATCTTTCTTTTGTCAGAAAAAATCCTATAGCATGGAACATTCCTACCGGTATTCTTTACGGTAAAAAAGATGATATGACTTCTTTAGAAACAATAACGAATTTTGCGAATAAAATACATGCAGACTTAACGATTTTTGATGAGGGAGAACATTGGTTTCATACTGAAGAACAAATGGATTTTTTGGATACTTGGTTTAAAAGATTCGTTTGAAAAATCTTTATGCACCTGTTATGCCTCGACAAGTTCACAGATTGAATGCTGCATTAAGTTAGCTACTTTTCAATCTACCTCCTAGTGAGAAAATTAGAAAATTAATCAGAATTTGCAATCTCATCTGCATTCTCTTTCAAATAAACAAAGTCTAATTGTCTCGCCGCTTCAATATATTCGCTTAATTTATCTGATTTTATTTTATAAAGAACACTGAGTGCCATTATTTTTTGATACTCTTCAGCATAGGTATCACCCTTATATTTGTCTCTTTCCCAAAATTCAATCGCATACTGTTCTGCTTTTTTATAATCTATCTCACTTAAAGCACTTAAAGACATTCTCTGTGTATATTCATCATCTACATTTATATACTTGAATACCCAATCAGTAACTGAACTATCATCTTTATAAACTGGCAATCTTTTTACTAGCTGCCACTTCGCAGTTGTATAAATTGAATCTATACATCTTTCAATCAAATATTTAAACCATTCTTTATATGACGAAATAAAGTCAGCCAAATATTCGCATTCATTGTCCCTGGCTACACAATAAAGTATAGATTCTAAATCAGTTTCGGTAACATCTTTTACTTCTACATTCTTTACAAATGAGATTGCAGATTCTCTCATTCTATCAAAAGAAGGACCTAGAAATTCTCCATTATCAGTATCTTCAGTCATCTCAGAATAATGCTTATAAACCCATTCTTTGTATATTCTCACTTCTTTATTTAGTATTCGGCTGTTTATTCAAACGCCCACCCCTAACATTTATTTGATATCACATCTGTCCAAGATAAACTAGGAAGTTAAAAAAGTCTGTAATTCGTGATATCACTAAGACTAATTTTATGCCTCTTTATTTCCTTATAAAAAGCCCGCATTGTGCCCGCATAATCAGTATCAAAAAGTAGATTACCGGTATCTCCTTTAATTAAAAAAGTGTTTGTATTTCCATATGAGAACAACATACCCCGACGCTCGCGTCGGGGTTGTTGATTTCTTTGCTTTCTAAGTTCCAATTATTGAGTTCAGCTTCAATTAATTCTGGAAATTTTTTGCTAATATCTCTTAAAGCATTGCCTACTGATTTCCTAACATATTCACTCGTATCTTTTTTTAAGGAAGCAATTCGTCTAATAGCTTCATTCGGATTATCTTTGAAATATGGTCTACTTGTCCATATTCTTAATCCTTCTGTAACTGCTCTCCTTGTATTAGGATTATTATTTCTTAACCAATCATCAATGATTGGAAGTGCTTTTTCATATCCTTTTTTCTTGCAAAATTCATCAAAGGCTTTTGCCAATACTTCCTGAACTCTCCAATTATCATCTTTAGAAACTTCATCTCGCATAAATGCTAAAATATCATCTTGTTCTGATAAATGTCCAAAAAGAAATACACCGTACATTCTTACTTGATAGGTATCGGATTTATAGGCTAAAAATGCCAACTTCTTGATATGTTCATTATCATTAGATTTATAATCGGTTAAGGCTCTTTTTTCTTCCTCTTTGAAACCAGGCTCTACCAAAGAAAATTCTTTTTCTAAACTCGCAATATACTCTTTCAAACGAACTCACCACCTTTTTCTTCAAAGTTTTCTCTCTACATATTTGCTAATATTATACCATTTTTTAAGCTTTTCTCCACTGTCAGATCCACCCAGGTTAGCGATGGTAGCTGCGCCGTAGGCGTTCCGGAACGCAGTGGAGGAATGGAGCGGTAGCGGAACAGCGGACGTAGCGCCCCGAACGCAGTGAGGGGAACCTCCATATAATTATTTATGTACCTTCCAACTTGCAGCTTCGCGCCTCTCGCCGATAAAGTTTCGGTAAATGCCGTCCTGCTCCAAGAGTTGGATATGTGTGCCCTGCTGCACAATCTTACCGCGGTCTACTACAATAATCTGATCGGCTCTCTCTACGGTTTTCAGCCGATGAGCAATCATGATGACGGTCTTTTCGGCGGTGAGCGCGTGGATGGCGTGCATCAGTTCGTTTTCATTTTCGGGATCGACGTTGGCGGTTGCCTCATCCAAAAAGATGACCGGCGCATTTTTCATCATAGCGCGGGCAATGGAGATGCGCTGCTTTTCGCCGCCGGAAAGACTTGCGCCGCCTTCGCCGACTACAGTGTCGTATCCTTGGGGAAGGCTTGAGATAAAGTCATGGCAGCAGGCCTTTTTTGCCGCAGCGATCACATCCTCCATCGGAGCGCCTGGCTGGCCAAAGCGGATATTGTTGGCGATGGTGTCGTGAAATAAATAAACCGATTGGAACACAAAGCTGAAATTCGCCATCAAGGAATCCATATCGTAATCCTTCACATTCCGGCCGCCCAGCATAACGGTTCCCCCGTCTACATCCCAGAACCGTGCAAGCAGATTTACCAAGGTGGTTTTTCCTCCGCCGGAAGGACCGACAATCGCCGTCGTGGTCTTTTCAGGGATATGCAATGAAATGCCGTCGATGATCTTTCGCTTCTCATACGAAAATGCGATATCCTGCGCAGTAATATCACGCACTGCCGGTTCAATCCTTTCTCCGGATATATCCATCTGCGGAGTGTTCAGAATTTCCTGCGCCCGGTCAACGCTCATATCAACCACGCGCAGTAGTGACGAATATTGTCCTGCCGTTTCCAGACTGGTATAGATGATAAATGCGGAGATTACCATGACAACGGCAGTCAAGGCGTCCATGCTTCCGGCACAATAAAATACGCATGAAAAAGCTACCATTGCCACACCGGTAAGCTTGGCGATAAAACTCTGCAATGCTATGCGCGGCACCAGTGTCATTTCCATATCAATATTGATCTTACTGTTTTCCGAGATTGCCTCATTTAATTCCTTGCTCTTAACTCCCGTCAACCGGTAAGCCTTAACCTCGGTCATCCCTTGCAGGTATTCCAGAACCTTTTCTACGAGCCTTTCATCTGCGCGTATCTTTTTTCCCGACACCTTTTCGGAAGCAATCCGGAGACGGCTGTTTGCAAAAAGAAACAACGAAAAACCGCAGAGCAGCACACAGGCGATTCTCCAGTCGAAGAAAAACAACATGACGACAATAAGCGAGGTTGTAAGCAAGCCATCGCAGACAAGCATTACCACACGGGTAGCAATATTTTCAAGGCTTTCCATTATATTGGTTGTGATAGACGTAATCTGCCCGAGGCTGTTGGCATTAAAGTATCCCATCGGAAGATACCGCATGTGCTCTGCAATCTCCACCCGTTTTTTCGCACAGGTGTCATAGCCCCCTTCGGTCTGCAACATAACGGCTTTTGATTTTAGCAATCCCGATCCGGCAATGCTGATCAGCATAATCCCTAACGAGAGCAGGATATCCTTTGTTTCTACCATTCCGTTCATCAGCGCCCGAATCATCACCGCAATCGCCGGAATCTTTAGCGCCTCAAATAGAGCCTGAATAACATTGAGCCTAATGGAAGTGATGAATTTCCGGCGGTTTTCTTCACCGCAAAACGCAAAAAACTTTCTAATAACTTTAAGCATGATCTTTTACCTCAATATGTGCATTCCACATCGTTTCATATAACCCGTGACGAGAAAGAAGCTCATCATGGGTTCCGCTGTCTTCAACGGCGCCGTCTTTGATTACATAGATACAATCGGCAGCGGTAATAGTAGAAAGCCGGTGCGCAATCACGATGAGCGTCTTCCCCTCCGTAAGCTTAGAGATAGAGCGCTGAATAACCGCCTCGTTTTCAGGATCGGTGTAGGCGGTTGCCTCATCCAAAATGATAATGGGCGCCGCTTTCAGCATTGCTCTGGCAATGGAAATACGCTGCCGCTCGCCGCCGGAAAGATGCCCGCCGGAAGTGCCTACCACGGTATCGTAACCGTGCTCCAGTTCCAAAATAAATTCATGGCAACCGCTTTGTCTTGCCGCGTCCTCCACTTCCGCATCCGTTGCGTCCGCCCGTCCGATGCGGATATTTTCCCTAACCGTCATGTTGAATAGATAATTATCCTGCGAGACAAAGGCAATCTTATCCGAATATGCTTCTTGCGGAATTTCACAAATGTCCGTATCCTCCAGCAAAATTTTCCCGCTGCTCACATCCCAGAGCGAAGCGATGAGGCGCGCAATGGTACTCTTTCCGCTGCCGGAAGGACCGACCAGCGCAATAAAACTGCCCTCCGGGATTTCCATCGAAATGCCGTGAAGCACTTCCTTTTCCTTATACGAAAAACGAACATCCTGCAGCTTCAGCGTATTTCTCTTTGGAACTGCTCCGTCTACAGGGCGCTCCATTTCCGGCGCGTACAGAATACTTTGAACTTCACCGAAGATGGTTCCCATGGTTCGAAAGTCGTCCGAATAACTCATCAAGGTTATAAGCGGTGTGATGATGCCGACGGACAGAATAATGATTGTTACCAGATTCTGCGGAGAAAGATATCCTCCCTTTACCAAAAGACCGCCGATGGGGAGCACGGAAACCATTGTGGCGGGCATGATTACCGTGGCAAATGTAAAGGTGAGAATGCAGGAGCGCATCCAATCGATATAGCTGTGAGCGGCTTCATACGCGTCATGCACAAAGCGGTCGTAGGAACTTTTTGTATTTCCGAAAACCTTAATGACTTGAATACCGCCGATATATTCAACCGCCGTATCATTGAGCGCCTTTGTGGCTGTAACCGTGCGTTGATAAAATTGAGGACTGCCCTTCATCATAAGACCGTAACAGAAAAAGCCAACCGGTATCGTTGCAAGAGAAGCCAGCCCCATACGCCAGTCAATGGTAAAAATATAGATCAAAATGATGACGGGGATCAGTAAATTTGCGGTGAACTCCGGAACGATATGCGCCAGTGTCGTTTCAATGCTGTCGATACGTTCGATGAGTATATTTTTGAGCGCCCCGGAACTTTGCTCCAACACCGCACCCAGCGGCATTCTTGTCAGTTTTTCCGTGCAGCGTTTTCGGATTTCCCCGAGCACTGCAAACGTTGCCCTATGACTTGTCGATGTGCTAAGCGCATGAAACAGTACACGGCAAAACCAAAACGCTGCAATAATCAGACAGCGTATCATATAATATGAAAGGTCTTTGTTTCCGCCCATCAAACCATGTACGATGCCGGCAACAACAAAATACGGTGCGATGGAAAAGGCCACGCCGATAACTGCGAGGATAACACTTAGAACATATTGTCCTTTGTGTTCCCCTGTTTGTCCCAATGCCCACGCGATAGGCGAAGGACTTTTTTCTTTTTCCTTCATAAGCAATTCTCCTTACGGGAACTTCTAAAAAACTGTAACTTTCAATTACTCACCGCAGAGGCGCAAAGGACGCAAAGTTTTTAAAGGATTACCTGTTCAGCTTCCCCTTAATTTCCCTTTGCGCTCTTTGCGTCTTGGCGGTTATTTTTTTAGAAGTCCTATCTATTAAAAATCTTTAAAACCCGAATAACTGTTTCCAACCCGGAACAAAGAATGCCTCCACCGCTTTCAGACAATGTAATGCTTCTTCCAAACTGTAATTATGGATAACCGGTTCAAAGAGCGCGGTCGTATATGCCGAAAGCAGAAGATGCAGCTCCTTTGAATCTATGTCTTTTACGGCGTATCCTTGCGCTTTCAACATCGGCAGATATTGTAAAAGCTGCGCTTGCTGCCCCTCTGTAAGATCGTGGAGGAAATGCTCGTATTTGCTGCCCTGTGATTTTGCCAGTAATAGATGATATTCCTCCATATTCGGATAGATTATCTCGCGCATCATATCGATTTCGGAATCGCGCCACTGAATGTGTTCCTTGTGATTCACCGCACCCACATATCGCGCAACATGTGCATCCAGCCACGCATTTATGCGGTCCACTGCAGGAGCGACAATTTGATCAAAGAGATCTTCTTTATCTACACAATGCCGATATATTCCCGCAGCCGTCATACCGCAGCGTTTGCTGATACTTCGCATGGAGGACTTATCAAAGCCCTTCTCCATAAATTCGGCTTTTGCTGCGGCCATAATTTTTATATGATTTGCAGTTTTGTCCCTCGGCATAAGTCTCCTCTTTTTGTATACAGTGTTAGCTAACACATGTAAATATACAACTAATCCGTTTTATTGTCAAGGTACTTGGAGGAAGTTATTCTATAACTTTATATTTGGATATGCATGGACATCTCCATACTAACCGCCGCTTCCCACCTGTTGGCTTTCCGTTCAAAAATCGTGATATTATCAACCGGAAAGTCTTCCACAATATTCAGTTCATTCATAACCTGAAGGGCCTTTGCCGTTACCCCCGGTGGAATATCCCGATTTGAAACAGTGGCATGAGGCTGAAAAGGCCTCCGGTCTTTTTTGGTACAGCCCGGACAGGCGTTCAAAATTGCTTTTACGGTTTCATCACGGAGCCTTGTCCAATTTTCATCTGCAACTATTTTTGCAAAAAGAGTTCTATCTCCAAACGCATCAAAATTATCTATATGAGCGGTAAAACCTAAGCCCTTAGGCAAGACTCCTTTTTCAATCGCTCTTATTAAATCATCCGTTGAATAGTCTTTTTGCAATCTGAACGGAGGTACAAGAGTAACATGGATTGGTGTACCATGGCCTGACTTACACCCGTAAGCCCTGTTCATATATCGCCGGCAATCTTCAAGGCTGAGACTTATATCCTCCGGCAATAAGACACCGATAAAATGCGTTTGCTGCGAAATATTGTTTTGCTTCATGCTTGTGATTATAGCATAGAATATGCAAATCGTTCTATCTATTTCAAAGGTTGATTTTT is a window from the Treponema denticola genome containing:
- a CDS encoding class I SAM-dependent RNA methyltransferase — encoded protein: MQKEIVKTKKMVFGASCIASLKDGKTVFVPYSLPDEVLEISIVKEHKNYTEGKIEKILEASPHRVEPRCPYFYVCGGCNLQTADDKYQHFLRKSMALEALDRALSLNKEKAVFEKQALEKSFFEKSIFVSGPDWDYRARFQFYIDEDGSLSLKENKSSGSVKIKDCPIAVPAIRNLLRSNLKEYTPNSRIHIFSDGEKNFTQDNAKECEVRLTGKRIKFNPLGFFQSNLEMTEKLINTIFEYAEISSSVLDFYSGVGTFSLFAYDQAKEIHLVEHNKHALAYAQENFSINWNSSSNGIVKEKKENGFPKIFYHALDGKNWTKTKESKLKFDTVFVDPPRSGIDKEALSWLCTSGTRQIFYISCDPVTFARDTASLLVSGYKLEKHFLLDFYPQTHHIETLGIFRKDGDNRLCCYKPQKIIGCNV
- a CDS encoding VOC family protein; this encodes MKIEHVALYVHDLEGARTFFMKYLGAKSNDGYHNPRTDFRSYFLSFDGGARLELMNKPGMTDVPKALARTGYAHIAFSVGSKEKVDALTAELKAAGYEVIGVPRTTGDGYYESCILAIEQNQIEITV
- a CDS encoding alpha/beta hydrolase; translated protein: MKNAVVYIHGKGGSADEALYYKKFFNDDYEVLGFDYKSELPWQACEEFQNYFDSIIPNYNEILLIANSIGAYFSMLSLSEKPIKKALFVSPIVDMENIILHMMKRAKISEEELRLKKVINIQFGEPLSWEYLSFVRKNPIAWNIPTGILYGKKDDMTSLETITNFANKIHADLTIFDEGEHWFHTEEQMDFLDTWFKRFV
- a CDS encoding DNA alkylation repair protein, coding for MKEYIASLEKEFSLVEPGFKEEEKRALTDYKSNDNEHIKKLAFLAYKSDTYQVRMYGVFLFGHLSEQDDILAFMRDEVSKDDNWRVQEVLAKAFDEFCKKKGYEKALPIIDDWLRNNNPNTRRAVTEGLRIWTSRPYFKDNPNEAIRRIASLKKDTSEYVRKSVGNALRDISKKFPELIEAELNNWNLESKEINNPDASVGVCCSHMEIQTLF
- a CDS encoding ABC transporter ATP-binding protein, with protein sequence MLKVIRKFFAFCGEENRRKFITSIRLNVIQALFEALKIPAIAVMIRALMNGMVETKDILLSLGIMLISIAGSGLLKSKAVMLQTEGGYDTCAKKRVEIAEHMRYLPMGYFNANSLGQITSITTNIMESLENIATRVVMLVCDGLLTTSLIVVMLFFFDWRIACVLLCGFSLFLFANSRLRIASEKVSGKKIRADERLVEKVLEYLQGMTEVKAYRLTGVKSKELNEAISENSKINIDMEMTLVPRIALQSFIAKLTGVAMVAFSCVFYCAGSMDALTAVVMVISAFIIYTSLETAGQYSSLLRVVDMSVDRAQEILNTPQMDISGERIEPAVRDITAQDIAFSYEKRKIIDGISLHIPEKTTTAIVGPSGGGKTTLVNLLARFWDVDGGTVMLGGRNVKDYDMDSLMANFSFVFQSVYLFHDTIANNIRFGQPGAPMEDVIAAAKKACCHDFISSLPQGYDTVVGEGGASLSGGEKQRISIARAMMKNAPVIFLDEATANVDPENENELMHAIHALTAEKTVIMIAHRLKTVERADQIIVVDRGKIVQQGTHIQLLEQDGIYRNFIGERREAASWKVHK
- a CDS encoding ABC transporter ATP-binding protein, which codes for MKEKEKSPSPIAWALGQTGEHKGQYVLSVILAVIGVAFSIAPYFVVAGIVHGLMGGNKDLSYYMIRCLIIAAFWFCRVLFHALSTSTSHRATFAVLGEIRKRCTEKLTRMPLGAVLEQSSGALKNILIERIDSIETTLAHIVPEFTANLLIPVIILIYIFTIDWRMGLASLATIPVGFFCYGLMMKGSPQFYQRTVTATKALNDTAVEYIGGIQVIKVFGNTKSSYDRFVHDAYEAAHSYIDWMRSCILTFTFATVIMPATMVSVLPIGGLLVKGGYLSPQNLVTIIILSVGIITPLITLMSYSDDFRTMGTIFGEVQSILYAPEMERPVDGAVPKRNTLKLQDVRFSYKEKEVLHGISMEIPEGSFIALVGPSGSGKSTIARLIASLWDVSSGKILLEDTDICEIPQEAYSDKIAFVSQDNYLFNMTVRENIRIGRADATDAEVEDAARQSGCHEFILELEHGYDTVVGTSGGHLSGGERQRISIARAMLKAAPIIILDEATAYTDPENEAVIQRSISKLTEGKTLIVIAHRLSTITAADCIYVIKDGAVEDSGTHDELLSRHGLYETMWNAHIEVKDHA
- a CDS encoding TetR/AcrR family transcriptional regulator, which encodes MPRDKTANHIKIMAAAKAEFMEKGFDKSSMRSISKRCGMTAAGIYRHCVDKEDLFDQIVAPAVDRINAWLDAHVARYVGAVNHKEHIQWRDSEIDMMREIIYPNMEEYHLLLAKSQGSKYEHFLHDLTEGQQAQLLQYLPMLKAQGYAVKDIDSKELHLLLSAYTTALFEPVIHNYSLEEALHCLKAVEAFFVPGWKQLFGF
- a CDS encoding 2'-5' RNA ligase family protein; the protein is MKQNNISQQTHFIGVLLPEDISLSLEDCRRYMNRAYGCKSGHGTPIHVTLVPPFRLQKDYSTDDLIRAIEKGVLPKGLGFTAHIDNFDAFGDRTLFAKIVADENWTRLRDETVKAILNACPGCTKKDRRPFQPHATVSNRDIPPGVTAKALQVMNELNIVEDFPVDNITIFERKANRWEAAVSMEMSMHIQI